In Populus alba chromosome 9, ASM523922v2, whole genome shotgun sequence, a genomic segment contains:
- the LOC118059102 gene encoding uncharacterized protein, producing MELTPIIPPFKISLPNPGRQARTHISCLITPVSYLSSPDQMTTTKTHLNSSNIQYEINTSNIKNVAVPTMTEVLAASKAQKLDLQLQTLGPFFRITAKSLETQNELGRAEGLIRVWLKGKILHLDSVRLRRETLGMEKSIFGIGLFIGAVAIRYGYDSGCKTAELLAINDSDLYHSKLVRFYTRIGFKAVYEVTGSTIGDLPHMLVWGGIGTRMDADVEELLIKWCARFKGRE from the exons atggaattgACACCCATTATTCCTCCCTTCAAAATCTCTTTGCCAAATCCAGGAAGACAAGCAAGAACCCATATCTCTTGCTTAATTACTCCAGTTTCTTATTTATCATCACCAGACCAaatgacaacaacaaaaacccacctcaattccagcaacatTCAATATGAGATTAATACTAGCAATATAAAAAACGTGGCTGTGCCAACCATGACTGAAGTATTGGCTGCATCAAAGGCCCAGAAGCTGGACCTTCAGCTACAAACACTAGGACCCTTTTTCAGAATCACAGCTAAGAGTCTTGAAACTCAAAATGAGCTTGGGAGAGCTGAAGGGCTGATAAGGGTCTGGTTAAAAGGCAAGATTCTCCATTTGGATTCAGTAAGATTGAGAAGAGAAACACTTGGCATGGAAAAATCAATCTTTGGCATTGGTTTGTTCATTGGAGCTGTTGCTATTCGGTACGGGTATGACTCTGGTTGTAAGACTGCTGAGTTGCTTGCTATTAATGACTCTGATCTTTACCATTCTAAG CTTGTTAGGTTCTACACTAGAATTGGGTTCAAGGCTGTGTATGAAGTGACGGGCTCGACTATTGGAGACCTTCCTCACATGTTGGTCTGGGGTGGCATTGGAACCCGAATGGATGCTGATGTCGAAGAGCTTCTAATAAAATGGTGTGCCAGGTTCAAAGGTCGAGAATGA